In Streptomyces sp. P9-A4, the genomic window CGGGTGTGGTCGCGGAGCTGGACGACACCAAGGGCGGCACGGAGGAGCTGGGCCTCGCGGTGCTCGGTTTCGCCCCGGTCGACGGGGACACCCGGCTGCTCGTCGGGCACCAGCGGCGTGGCCGCTGGGAGCCGATGCTCTGGGACGTGGCGGCGGGCACCGAGACCGATCTCGCGCTCGACCTGCCGGGCGACGTGTCGGCCGAGTGGTATCCGGACGGCAGCGGCCTGCTGATCGTGCACAGCTTCGAGGCCCGCAGCGAGCTGTGGCGGTACGAGATCGCGACCGGCGCCCTGGTCCGGGTGGAGACCCCGGCCGGTTCGGTGTCGAGCGCGACAGCCCGTCCCGACGGCAGCGTGGAGTACCTGTGGTCCTCGGCGGCCCAGCCGCCGGTGGTGCGGTCCACGGACGGCGGTGTCGTCCTCGACCCGCCCGGCCCGAAGGCACCGCCGTCGGTGCCGGTGGAGGACGTGTGGGTGGAGGGCCCCGGCGGCAGGGTCCACGCACTGGTGCAGCGCCCGGCGGGCGAGGGCCCCTTCCCCACGGTCTTCGAGGTGCACGGCGGCCCCACCTGGCACGACAGCGACGCCTTCGCCTCGGGCCCGGCGGCCTGGCTCGACCACGGGTACGCGGTGGTGCGGGTCAACTACCGGGGCTCGACGGGGTACGGACGGGAGTGGACGGACGCGCTCAAGCACCGGGTCGGTCTGATCGAGCTGGAGGACATCGAGGCGGTGCGCGCCTGGGCGGTGGCGAGCGGCCTCGCCGACCCGGACCGGCTCGTCCTCGCCGGCGCCTCCTGGGGCGGCTATCTGACGCTCCTCGGCGTCGGCACCCGGCCGGAGGCCTGGGCGGTCGGTCTGGCGGGGGTCCCGGTCGCGGACTACGTCACGGCGTACGAGGACGAGATGGAGGCGCTGAAGGCACTGGACCGGACGCTGCTGGGCGGCTCCCCCGAGGAGGTGCCCGAGCGGTTCGCGGCCTCGTCGCCGCTGACGTACGTGGACGCGGTGACCGCCCCGGTGCACATCACGGCCGGCGTCAACGACCCGCGCTGCCCGATCCGCCAGATCGACAACTACGTGGACCGGCTCAAGGCCAGGGGCGCGGTCCACGAGGTGTACCGGTACGACGCGGGGCACGGCTCGCTCGTGGTGGAGGAGCGGATCAAGCAGGTCGCCCTGGACCTCGCGTTCGCCGCGAAGCACCTGGGGACCCGGGCGAAGGAGAGCTGAGGCCGTTTGCGTACCGTGGGGGCGTGTACCGCTTCCTGAGAACGCCCCGCTGGTGGGGGATCAACGTCTTCGTCCTGCTGGCGATCCCGTTCTGCGTGTTCATGGGGACGTGGCAGCTGGGCAAGTTCGAGGATCGCGTCGACTCCCACAAGGAGGCCGAGAAGCGGCCCGACGCGAGCACGCTGAAGGCGGCACCGCTGGACTCGCTGCTCCCGGTGGACAAGGAGACCTCGGGCCGGCCGGCCGAGGCGCGCGGCCGGTTCGGGGAGCAGTTCCTCGTCCCCGACCGTGAGCTGGACGGCCGGACCGGCAGCTATGTCCT contains:
- a CDS encoding S9 family peptidase — its product is MTQSDNAGPGPVPTDPIPLWEQRFRAPRVSLPEWAEEAPDRSLFVSNATGTYELYAWDRASGEQRQVTDRPNGTTDGTLSPDGAWIWWFADTDGDEFGVWMRQPFGGGADEPAVPGLEASYPAGLAIGREGTLVVGRSTDEDGSTIHLVRPGADAPAEIYRHRESAGVGDLSHDGTLIAVEHTEHGDAMHSALRVLRASDAGVVAELDDTKGGTEELGLAVLGFAPVDGDTRLLVGHQRRGRWEPMLWDVAAGTETDLALDLPGDVSAEWYPDGSGLLIVHSFEARSELWRYEIATGALVRVETPAGSVSSATARPDGSVEYLWSSAAQPPVVRSTDGGVVLDPPGPKAPPSVPVEDVWVEGPGGRVHALVQRPAGEGPFPTVFEVHGGPTWHDSDAFASGPAAWLDHGYAVVRVNYRGSTGYGREWTDALKHRVGLIELEDIEAVRAWAVASGLADPDRLVLAGASWGGYLTLLGVGTRPEAWAVGLAGVPVADYVTAYEDEMEALKALDRTLLGGSPEEVPERFAASSPLTYVDAVTAPVHITAGVNDPRCPIRQIDNYVDRLKARGAVHEVYRYDAGHGSLVVEERIKQVALDLAFAAKHLGTRAKES